ACGGCGCCCGTCACGGTGGCGGTGAGGCTGAGCATGAGCGCCTCGGTGAGGAACATCACCAGCACGCGGCCCTTCTGCATGCCGATGGCGCGCAGGGTGCCGATCTCCCGGGTGCGCTCGCGGATGGCGATCCACAGCGTGTTCATGATGCCCACGGCGATGACCACCAGCAGCAGGAACGTCAGGCCACCGGTGATGGCACCCAGCGCTCCCACGACCCACTTCACGAAGGAGATCTCGTCCTCCCAGTTGGTGATGTCGAGCTTCTGCCCCGTCCAGCCCTCGCGGTTCACGACATCGAACTTCATCCAGTAGGACCGGGGGTCGTTGTCCATCACCGTGTAGCCCACCATGGGAAGCCTCTCGCGCAGCCGCTGCTGCACGGCGGGGATGTCCTTCATGTCCTTGAGGTACAGGTGGATGGCGCCGGTGGCGTCATCCTTGAGCTGGTAGAGGTCCCGCAGGCTCTTGCTGGGCACGAAGGTGTTCCACGAGCTCATCATCCCGATGTTGGCGGCGATGGCGACCACGCGGACATCCAGGGTGTTGTTGGTGCCGCGCATGGTGGGGGCCGCCAGCGTCAGCGTGTCGCCCACCTTCACCTCGAGCTTCTTGGCCTGCTCCTCGAAGATGAGGATGGT
The Hyalangium gracile genome window above contains:
- a CDS encoding ABC transporter permease, which produces TILIFEEQAKKLEVKVGDTLTLAAPTMRGTNNTLDVRVVAIAANIGMMSSWNTFVPSKSLRDLYQLKDDATGAIHLYLKDMKDIPAVQQRLRERLPMVGYTVMDNDPRSYWMKFDVVNREGWTGQKLDITNWEDEISFVKWVVGALGAITGGLTFLLLVVIAVGIMNTLWIAIRERTREIGTLRAIGMQKGRVLVMFLTEALMLSLTATVTGAVLATLLCLFLNAQQVVAPEVVQVMLLTEHWFLKVEPGSVVFAVVLITVASMVVSLIPSFLAARMKPVTAMHHIG